The nucleotide window GTCTTCCTCACTTTTCTGTCTATGTGTCCGAAAAACAGAGCCGATGAATGTGCTATTCGTGCGCGGGTGCCTGCCGATCTTAACGTTATCAAGGACAGTGAGTTCTGCGAAGAGCCGTATGTTCTGAAAAGTTCTGCTAATGCCGAGTACCGTGACTTCGTCTGGTCGGAATCCAGTGATGGATTTCCCTAAGAAGTCAACGGTGCCGAATGTCGGTTTATCCAGCCCGGTGACACAGTTAAAGAGCGTCGTCTTCCCTGCGCCGTTGGGTCCGATCAAACTGAAAATCTGTCCGGGGTGTACAGCCATTGTCACTTCAGACAATGCAATGACACCACCGTAATGCCTGCTGAGTCCGTTTGTTGAGAGCAGGCGTATAGGGGTGTTCTCCATTTTCGTCTCCTCATCCGATTCTCTGTAGGACTTACGCAATTTTTTGATAACTACCTACGTCCCGCACACCGCTGGCGAGGTTTATAGTGAAGCCCGAAAATATGTAGACAGTTGGTCAGCAAACCAACCGCCCACCGCCGCTGGCGAGGATTGTATCCTCGCCTCCGCACAATGTCCAAGTAATTGTGGGCTTTACTATAAAACCTCGCCAGCAAAGGGTGCTGCGTAAGTCCAGTCTCTGTTTTAAAGTATACCTTTAATTAATAAGCAATGTCAATCTGTTTTTTTAGGACATTTGAGATGACCCTCCTTGTAGAAGCGAGTGTTTTTGCGGATTTCCTCCACGCTCGCGACACTCCACTTGACATTGATAAAGTAGTATGCTATAATATCCCAAAAGGAGATATTCGGAGTATATATTAAGGTATAAAGCGTAAATAGATGTAAAGATCACCCAGCTAAAGCCTGGGTGCTTTGACATAGCGTAACCACACGTTCCCTGCCAAAGATTAAGTTCTTTACTACAGACTTTGCGAATGCCACACGCGCATTCGCTATATCGTAGTGCCTGTGGTGGTTCGCAAAGGTGTTTAGGATGCTCCCCAAGTCCTCTGTAAAACGCTGACACTGCGATCTGGATGGGGCAATACAAACTCTACGGAGAATTACAAACGATGTTTGTTCCTGTTGTTGATAAGCACCAAAATCCACTTATGCCTACCAAACCTTCACGGGCAAGAAAGTGGATACAAGATAAGAAGGCAACACCCTTTTGGAATCAGGGCGTATTCTGTGTGCGTCTCAACGTAGACCCTTCAGACAGATATTTCCAAGAGATTGCTGTTGGTATAGACCCTGGCAGTAAGAAGGAAGGCTTTACCGTCAAAAGCGAGGCACACACCTATTTCAACGTCCAAGCGGACGCTCACAACAAGGTTGGCAAGAAAATAGAAAAGCGTCGCATATTGCGGAGAGGTAGACGCTCTCGGAAATGTCCGAATCGGAAACAGAAAAAGCACAATCTTTCTAATCGTAATCGTATCCCTGCTGGCACGCGTGCGAGGTGGGATTGGAAACTTCGTATCCTTGACTGGCTATCCATACTGTATCCTATCACACACGTCTGTGTAGAGGATATTAAGGCACGGACAAAGCAATATCAGAAAAAGTGGAATCAATCCTTTAGTCCTTTGGAAGTCGGTAAGCAGTGGTTCTATACCGAAATACAAAAGCGTTGGAAACTGTTGACTGTACAAGGTTTTGAAACCAAAGAGATACGCGATCGCCTTGGGCTAAAGAAATCATCAAAGAAGTTAACTGAAACCTTTGATGCCCATTGCGTTGATAGTTGGTGCTTGGCGTATCACACCGTCGGGGGTTCAGAGATACCCGACACTACGAATATATTCTGTATAGCACCGATACCGATACGCAGGCGTGAACTCCATAGACAGAACCCACAGAAAGGTGGCAAGCGTCCGCGGTATGGTGGCACTGTGTTAGGGAACGGTTTGGTCAAAAATACTTTGGTCCGACATATCAAATACGGACTCACGCGTCTGTCAGGTGTTAATGCAAAAGGCTTCTTTTCTCTCTACGATATGCACGGGAAACGATTGACTACAGGCGCGAAACGCACAGATTTTCAAGTGCTGACACGCCTTAACTTTGGCTACAGAACCCTGGTCTAATACATGAGGGCGGATTTTCCTTCCCCGCCTAAAGGCAAGGAGTTTCCAATCCGTAAACTTTGATGACAGATCCAAAAAAGAAGACACCTCTTGAGTATTGGCTGGCGCTCGCCTCGGTTGAAGGTCTCGGTAGCGTCCGGATCAGACGGTTGATCGCACGCTTCGGCAGCGCACAGGCAATTTTTGAAGCGGAACTCCCTGAAATCGCACGACTGCCGTCCTTCAACCCAGTGCTCGCGTCGCGGATACTTACGGTATCCGGCAACTTTCCGACATTCCGTGAGAGACTTGACACACTCGAAAACCAGAACGTGAGGGTGATGTGTCTTGAAGATCCAGCCTACCCACCGCAACTGAAAAACCTTCCTGATGCCCCCGGCATCCTTTGCAGCACCGGCGCGTTGACCGAAATCAATGATCAATGCGTTTCAATTGTCGGGAGCCAAAATCCGAGCATGGAAGGGATGGAGTTGACACTCTCGCTCGCAACGCAGCTTGTGCTCGCCGGATTTACCGTCGTTAGTGGGCTTGCCTCCGGCATTGATACGTATGCACACTCCGGCGCGCTCGCCGGTATGGGCAAAACGATTGGGGTCATCGCCACAGATATTTCCGCCGTCTATCCGAGACGAAACAACCCTCTCGCTATGGAAATCTGTGAGCACGGGTGTCTATTTTCGGAGCATCCCTTCCCGACAGCACCATCGCCCGCGAATCTCGTACAGAGAAATCGTATTATTAGTGGGCTTTCTATAGCAACGATTGTGATTGAGACTCGAAAAACGGGTGGTGCAATGCATACGGCACGGTATGCCCAGCGTCAGGACAGATCCGTCCTCACCTGTCGATGGGACACGCAGCACCCGCAGCGCGACGGTCCCCAAGAGTTGATAAAGACTGGCGCGCTTCCCTTCGCACCAACAGAAATCGAAAAAGTCATTGATATACTGACGCATCCAGAACGCCTTGAAACTTATGCAAGTAGTGCAGCAAGCGAGCAGATAGGATTGTTTGAAAATTAGCAAATGGCTGTCGGCTGTCGACTATCAGCCTTCAGTATTCAGTAGTCAGCATACTAACAGCCCACTGCCGACAGCCGACGGCTGATAGCCGATAGCCATTAAAAACAATTGCTTTTTTTAGGGGTTTATGGTATACTATATAATGTCCTTAAACTTGATCGTACGAGTACGTATCATGATTTTTTACTTGACACCGTTTAAATTTATGGTAAATTTACGGTAAAATGAAGTTTTCTCTTGACAAAAGAGACTAACTTTTGTATAATTTTGGGAAAATCCGTAATTTACCTTTACAAAGTTTGCAATTTTTGCTAAACTTTGAGGTACTCGTTTAGATATTGACTTTCGGGCGAGGGGTGCAACAATCCAATGGTGTGTTATTCTGATAACTTCCCTCGCGAAATTCTGTTCTCAACGTGTCGGTTTGTTCTTCACGCGCTGCGGAGAGAACAACAAACGAAATAGCCCTATGTTACTTGACTTAACGAGAATATGATCGTAGGTTTTCAAGGACGCTGTTGAATTGTACAAGCAACGGCGTAACTGAACCGACTTTCCCTCGGTGCTTTCGCGAGCATCTACGGGAAAGGACCGAAAGTTTTAGAACCCCCTATTCAAGGGGTGTATTTTGATAAACTTTACAATTTAAGGAGTTAACTCTAATGACGAAATTGTTTAGAACCTTCGCTTTTTTACTGGCAGGCTTGTTTGCCCTCTCGCTGATGGTCGGTTGTGGCGGCGATGAAGAAAATGGCGATGAACCTGCAGATGCCGCTTTCACAAGCGCGACGCCAGCTGGCGGAGAAATTGCAGCAAACGCCACTATCACGCTGAACTTTGATAACGACCCGGGCGACGTAACGGTGAGTCCGGCTGGTGTTGTCTCAGGTGCTGGGAAGTCCCGTACAGTTGCGGGTCCATTTACCCCCGGTGCCCTCACCCTCAACGTTAGCTGGACAAACGGCGGTGGAAGCACGAGCCTCACCTATACGGTCACCGCACCGGATACCGAAGCACCGACAGTCACCGGCGGAACCGTCAAAGATGGTGACAAGGATGTCGATCCTGAACCCATTAACACCGATGGCATCGAGATTACCTTTAGCGAAGATGTTACCGGTAACATTGCCCTACAGACTGAAGGTGGCGATGATGTCGGTTGGCTTGGAAACGTCGAAGGTAACACAGGAACGCTTGAATCTGTCGCAGGCAAAGAGATCGGTAACGAGACGACCTATGTTATCGCAGGCACAGTCAGAGACGCTGCCGGTAACGAGACTAAGGTCAGCGTAACCTTTGTAACCAAGGGTAAAGAGTAAAGTCGAGGCTATTTCGATAACAAGGGCGACGTATTTTTAATACGTTGCCCTTTTTTACTGGCTGATGACCAAATTTTTCTTTACACAATTTTTGGAATAATGTTATAATAAATTTCCGACCCCTGCAAAACTAATAACCAAAATTTTTTGAACAGTTTTTGAAAAGGCGTTGTCTAATCGATTAATCAGTTAGAAACCTCAAGGAGATAAAGTTCGGTGGAAAGAACTGAAGCATTGCTCATTGCCGATCTCTGTGAAGGCGACGAGACAGCATTGGCACCCTTGGTAGAAAAATATAAACGGATGGTTTACCGTCTCGCTATGCAGATTACCAAAAACCACACCGATGCTGATGATGTCATGCAGGAGACCTTTATTAAGGTATACCGCTCGATTCGGACGTTCCGAAAGGATGCGGCTTTTGAAACGTGGCTCTATCGAATAGCAGTCAACGAAGCACTGAACTTTGTCAAACGTAGGGAGCGGCGGCGGGAATCCGCACTTGAAGCAACGGCAGAAGGCGAATATGAAGTTGCCACAAGACACCAAGCACAGATCGCCAGTGACCCACATGTTCACGCCGAAAAAGCCGAACTTCGACACCACGTCACAAAGGCAGTTAACAGTCTCTCACTCAAGCATCGAACAGTGGTTATCCTCCATGAATTTGAAGGCTTAACGCACGCAGAGATCGCTTCAATTCTTAACTGCTCCGAGGGCACAGTCCGCTCGCGTTTGCACTATGCGCGTAAAAAACTCCGAACTTTGCTCAAACCTTACGTTGAGGCAAGTAATATTTAGGCAGATTCTGACTGAAACAAGGCTTACGCAGCGTCCTTTGCTGGCGAGGTTTTAAACCTCGCCAGCGGCCAGCGGGCGTAAGTCCTATGAAAGATAAATTTCAACGACTGAAATCGGTTGATTCTCATAGTTGTAGGTGCGTGAAAGCACGCGATATCGCGGAGAATAATAATGAGATCGAAGTGTGAGAAAATAGAACGCCTTTTATCCGACTATATAGATGGAACGCTTTCCGAACGGCAGACAGCCGATGTTGCTTTGCATCTGCGTTCCTGTCGATCTTGTAAACAGGAAATCGTTAACCTCAAAAAGACGAACCACCTCCTCGAAAACTTTTACGTTGAACCGGAAGCCTCCGATGCTTATTATGCCCGGTTTACAATACAACTCCAACAACGCATTGAACAGAGCGCGCCAACCGCACTCCATCAACGGTTTCACGCAGCCTTAACTCGTCTTGGATGGCACCTGCTGACCCAGGTACATCGACGCATTGATCGGTCCCAACTCAGCGGACTTCTATCCATCAGACGACATGCTTTCTCGTATTATGTTCTCGCGCTGACAATGACAATGTTGGTTGCTGCACCGCTCCTACTACACCAGATTTCACCACACGATAATGGAGAGCATCTGCTTGGACGTTTGTATACAGCAGCGAAAACCCGAATTCTCTCTGCCGACTCACCTGTCTCGGTTCAGCCGACTGCAACGCTCGCTATCAAACAGGATAATACCGTCGCGCAATCGATGGGTATTCGGCGAAATGTCAGTAGTGAACGCACAACAGAGACTCCAGCTGTTGATTCAGGTTCCGACGTTTGGGAATTCACTAATGAACCGATAATAGACGGATATATTTTCACGACACTCCGCAAGAATGATTCTGAAGCAGTACCGAGTGTCGCGTTAGACATTGATTCGGAATTGCTTGCTTATGCCGAACTTCCGGCGCAGGAAGCGTTCACCAGCCGCGATGTGTTAACCGAAAACAGGTATGCCTTGCTCCTGTTGCAAGG belongs to Candidatus Poribacteria bacterium and includes:
- a CDS encoding ABC transporter ATP-binding protein, whose protein sequence is MENTPIRLLSTNGLSRHYGGVIALSEVTMAVHPGQIFSLIGPNGAGKTTLFNCVTGLDKPTFGTVDFLGKSITGFRPDEVTVLGISRTFQNIRLFAELTVLDNVKIGRHPRTNSTFIGSVFRTHRQKSEEDAITAHAREMLEFVGLEDISDQTAGNLSYGDQRRVEIARALATEPRLLLLDEPAAGMNPQETQELIDLIYAIREQGVTVLLIEHDVKLVMQISDWVTVLDHGEKISEGLPTDVQNDERVIEAYLGAAEDA
- a CDS encoding RRXRR domain-containing protein, with translation MFVPVVDKHQNPLMPTKPSRARKWIQDKKATPFWNQGVFCVRLNVDPSDRYFQEIAVGIDPGSKKEGFTVKSEAHTYFNVQADAHNKVGKKIEKRRILRRGRRSRKCPNRKQKKHNLSNRNRIPAGTRARWDWKLRILDWLSILYPITHVCVEDIKARTKQYQKKWNQSFSPLEVGKQWFYTEIQKRWKLLTVQGFETKEIRDRLGLKKSSKKLTETFDAHCVDSWCLAYHTVGGSEIPDTTNIFCIAPIPIRRRELHRQNPQKGGKRPRYGGTVLGNGLVKNTLVRHIKYGLTRLSGVNAKGFFSLYDMHGKRLTTGAKRTDFQVLTRLNFGYRTLV
- the dprA gene encoding DNA-processing protein DprA, which codes for MTDPKKKTPLEYWLALASVEGLGSVRIRRLIARFGSAQAIFEAELPEIARLPSFNPVLASRILTVSGNFPTFRERLDTLENQNVRVMCLEDPAYPPQLKNLPDAPGILCSTGALTEINDQCVSIVGSQNPSMEGMELTLSLATQLVLAGFTVVSGLASGIDTYAHSGALAGMGKTIGVIATDISAVYPRRNNPLAMEICEHGCLFSEHPFPTAPSPANLVQRNRIISGLSIATIVIETRKTGGAMHTARYAQRQDRSVLTCRWDTQHPQRDGPQELIKTGALPFAPTEIEKVIDILTHPERLETYASSAASEQIGLFEN
- a CDS encoding sigma-70 family RNA polymerase sigma factor, with translation MERTEALLIADLCEGDETALAPLVEKYKRMVYRLAMQITKNHTDADDVMQETFIKVYRSIRTFRKDAAFETWLYRIAVNEALNFVKRRERRRESALEATAEGEYEVATRHQAQIASDPHVHAEKAELRHHVTKAVNSLSLKHRTVVILHEFEGLTHAEIASILNCSEGTVRSRLHYARKKLRTLLKPYVEASNI
- a CDS encoding zf-HC2 domain-containing protein, with amino-acid sequence MRSKCEKIERLLSDYIDGTLSERQTADVALHLRSCRSCKQEIVNLKKTNHLLENFYVEPEASDAYYARFTIQLQQRIEQSAPTALHQRFHAALTRLGWHLLTQVHRRIDRSQLSGLLSIRRHAFSYYVLALTMTMLVAAPLLLHQISPHDNGEHLLGRLYTAAKTRILSADSPVSVQPTATLAIKQDNTVAQSMGIRRNVSSERTTETPAVDSGSDVWEFTNEPIIDGYIFTTLRKNDSEAVPSVALDIDSELLAYAELPAQEAFTSRDVLTENRYALLLLQGIEAGQHGLQQYERKWNEFKGFSEKLLDVPLETLSVPEVYDSREL